The following nucleotide sequence is from bacterium.
AAAGACAAAAAAAGGTTTTTATCTCTTCTTTATTACAGAACAAAACCAAAAAACTTCTGCCCAATATCTTTATTCTGCTAAAGGCAGCAATTGGGAGCTCTTCAATTTGCCAAAAAGCGATACAGATTTAAGCCGCCTTTCTCTTTTTGAGGATAAAAATACTTTGCGCCTCTTGTCTTTATCAAAAGACCAAAAAATAATTCAGCAAACCTTTTCTCTGGATGGAAAAAAGTGGTCTAATTTTAAAGAAACTGTGAAACTTAATCTAAAAGTTGATGACATAGGCTGTTTGAAGATAGATTCCTACTACATTCTTTTTATGACTATTAACAACGAACTCTACTACACCCCTTCTTTAGATTTTTATTCCTTTAGTAAACCAACCAGTATTTTAAATTTAGCAACAAACAATTTTTTCCTTAATTCAATATCACTAGTTTACAAAAATGAAAAGGAGATTCTAATTAGATCTCTGCTTTAATTTGCTATTTTTTTTCTTTTGTTCTATAGTTATTTTATCTCTCGGGTCCGAGGGGATGAAAACTAATTTTTTATTTTTAGGAAAAGAGTTATGCGAATTTTTGTAGGCAACCTGCCCTGGGAAGCAACTGAAGAAGATCTGAAAAAGTTCTTTGAACCTATGGGTGAAGTAGCCGAAGCGGTTATTATCACTCGCAACGGCAGAAGCCGCGGTTTTGGCTTTGTAGAGATGCCCAATGAGGAAGAAGCCAAAAAAGCTATCAAAGAGCTTAATGAAAAAGAGCTCGGGGGCAGAAAAGTCGTTGTCAATGAGGCTCGACCCAGAAAAGAAGAATAAGTAGAGAACTAGATAAGGTATAGTTTAACGATACTTACCTGTTAAAAGGTTCCACTTTATTAGCAGTAGGTCTTTTAGGGTGCGTAAAGCTGCTTTTGCAGCTTTAAGTTTAGATTGAGAAGCATTACGCCAAATAACTGGTACTTCTTTGATTTTAAAGCCTGCTTTTTTAGCAATGGCTAATATTTCCATATCAAAACTCCAGCGCATAAAACGTTGCTTAGGAAAAACTACCTCTGCTGCTTTCTGGCTAAACATTTTAAAACCGCATTGAGTATCTTGAATACCGGGCAAAACCAAAAGCTGGATCAAGATATTGCCTGCTCTTGAAATAAAACGCCGAATAAATGGCTGTTTTTCTGTAATTTTGCTTCCTTGGATATAACGAGATCCAATAATTACTTCGTAATCTTTAATAAAAGGCCAAAATTCTTCTACTTCAGAAATAGGAGTAGAGTTATCTGCGTCCATAAACAAACGCCATTCGCCTTTAGCCTCTAACATACCCTGTTTAACTACAGCCCCTTTGCCCTGATTTATTTTGTTATCAATTAACCTCACATTTGGATGGGATTGGGTAAAGTCAGCCACAATTTTGGCTGTATTGTCACTAGACCCATCATTAACTACTAAAACCTCCCAGCTGAAATTTTGCTTTTTTAAATACTCCACCACTTCTTCAAGAGTAGG
It contains:
- a CDS encoding RNA-binding protein; translated protein: MRIFVGNLPWEATEEDLKKFFEPMGEVAEAVIITRNGRSRGFGFVEMPNEEEAKKAIKELNEKELGGRKVVVNEARPRKEE
- a CDS encoding glycosyltransferase family 2 protein; the encoded protein is MYLSVVIPAYNEEKRLPPTLEEVVEYLKKQNFSWEVLVVNDGSSDNTAKIVADFTQSHPNVRLIDNKINQGKGAVVKQGMLEAKGEWRLFMDADNSTPISEVEEFWPFIKDYEVIIGSRYIQGSKITEKQPFIRRFISRAGNILIQLLVLPGIQDTQCGFKMFSQKAAEVVFPKQRFMRWSFDMEILAIAKKAGFKIKEVPVIWRNASQSKLKAAKAALRTLKDLLLIKWNLLTGKYR